The Spirosoma radiotolerans genome has a window encoding:
- a CDS encoding DMT family transporter: MYAEKVRKLMHEHLCINHFLAFSYFLTDTDFSMALQPARSRYWLGAGLVFLAAFCFAMKGILIKLAYQYPIDAISLLTLRMLFALPFYIAISIQLARTQPPLHLTTKQWATLAMLGITGYYLASFFNFLGLVYITASLERILLFVYPTFVLLMNAIGFGRRVTRLQLIALALTYAGIVLAFWGNVESSIQKNVALGAFWVVLSGLVYAIYLVGSDRVINWVGSQRYTCYAMMAATIPTVLHCALHNGLQLTHYPVPVYFLGLGMAIFVTVIPTFMIAEGIKRVGSGNASIIASVGPIFTIILSTTVLHETISYAQVAGTFLVLAGVFLIGWRGK, encoded by the coding sequence GTGTACGCCGAAAAGGTCAGGAAGTTGATGCATGAACACTTATGCATCAATCACTTTCTGGCCTTTTCTTATTTTCTAACCGATACTGATTTCTCTATGGCTTTGCAACCCGCCCGCTCTCGCTACTGGCTTGGCGCCGGTTTAGTCTTTTTAGCGGCTTTTTGTTTTGCCATGAAGGGCATTTTAATCAAGCTCGCTTATCAGTATCCGATCGATGCCATTTCGCTATTGACGCTGCGAATGCTTTTCGCCTTGCCGTTTTATATAGCCATTTCCATTCAGTTGGCTCGTACACAGCCACCTCTGCACCTTACTACAAAACAATGGGCGACGTTGGCTATGCTGGGAATAACAGGCTATTATCTTGCCAGTTTTTTCAACTTTCTCGGATTGGTCTACATTACAGCCAGTCTGGAGCGAATTCTTCTTTTTGTTTACCCAACGTTTGTGCTGTTGATGAACGCCATCGGTTTTGGCCGACGGGTGACCCGTTTACAACTTATCGCACTGGCACTTACCTATGCTGGCATTGTATTGGCCTTCTGGGGTAACGTTGAAAGCTCAATACAAAAAAATGTTGCCCTGGGAGCATTCTGGGTCGTTTTGAGTGGACTTGTGTATGCTATTTATTTAGTGGGCAGCGACCGGGTGATCAATTGGGTTGGCTCACAACGATACACGTGTTATGCGATGATGGCAGCTACGATTCCAACCGTTTTGCATTGCGCCTTACACAACGGTTTACAGTTGACTCATTATCCTGTACCCGTTTATTTTCTGGGACTTGGCATGGCTATTTTTGTGACCGTGATACCAACGTTTATGATTGCCGAAGGCATTAAACGAGTGGGGTCAGGCAACGCATCTATTATTGCCAGTGTTGGCCCCATTTTTACCATCATCCTGTCGACCACAGTGCTTCATGAGACGATTAGTTACGCACAAGTAGCGGGCACTTTTTTGGTATTAGCTGGCGTATTTCTTATCGGCTGGCGCGGAAAATAG
- a CDS encoding sensor histidine kinase, with translation MVLDFPAGIYLFMGDRYYHDLQTFAVGTPTGIFIYWVGVFGFNLAGRWVIRQFPEQRQAGQRLAVMVLILEVVMLIMAVFDLWVFSIIPGSGVVFSVERLKLIVLFGCAFVFFLCLAIGLVHIYSQWQERQTEIEQLKHHALQQQYDALKWQVNPHFLFNSLNAISALIGEDRALAERFVDNLAKVYRYLLKTGNQPLVPLADELNFIQTYAELLQTRYGESIQITLPPLTCSIQGCLPPISLQTLIDNAMKHNLMTTNRPLFIQLSLIGETSIRVTNTLQPKKKTLNIYPHNLANLRAKYRQWPVQPVEVEMDDKWFTVTLPLLSVTTEDKSH, from the coding sequence ATGGTTTTAGACTTCCCAGCCGGAATCTATTTGTTTATGGGTGATCGGTACTACCATGATCTACAGACGTTTGCGGTAGGTACGCCTACGGGTATATTCATTTATTGGGTAGGCGTCTTTGGATTCAACCTGGCTGGTCGATGGGTCATCCGGCAGTTTCCTGAACAACGACAGGCTGGCCAGCGCCTGGCTGTTATGGTACTGATTTTGGAAGTTGTTATGCTCATTATGGCTGTTTTTGATCTATGGGTGTTCAGTATCATTCCTGGAAGTGGCGTTGTGTTTTCCGTTGAGCGGTTAAAACTGATTGTTTTGTTTGGCTGCGCCTTTGTGTTCTTCTTATGTCTCGCGATTGGCCTGGTCCACATTTACTCGCAATGGCAGGAGCGGCAAACGGAAATTGAACAACTGAAACATCATGCCCTTCAACAGCAATATGATGCCTTAAAATGGCAGGTTAACCCCCATTTCCTGTTCAATAGCCTAAATGCGATTTCCGCTCTAATCGGGGAGGACAGAGCTTTGGCCGAACGCTTTGTAGACAATCTGGCAAAAGTGTACAGGTATCTATTAAAGACGGGTAACCAACCATTGGTACCCCTTGCCGATGAACTGAATTTTATCCAGACCTACGCTGAACTTTTACAGACTCGATATGGTGAATCAATCCAAATTACATTGCCACCTTTAACATGTTCTATACAAGGGTGCCTTCCTCCTATTAGTCTGCAAACACTTATCGACAACGCAATGAAACACAACCTGATGACAACCAATCGGCCATTGTTCATTCAGCTGAGTCTCATTGGCGAAACTTCTATCCGTGTGACTAACACGCTTCAGCCTAAGAAGAAAACGTTAAATATTTATCCCCACAACCTGGCCAATCTAAGGGCAAAATATCGCCAATGGCCTGTCCAGCCTGTCGAGGTGGAAATGGACGACAAATGGTTCACTGTCACCTTACCACTTCTTTCAGTCACTACTGAGGATAAATCACACTAG
- the der gene encoding ribosome biogenesis GTPase Der: MANIVAIVGRPNVGKSTLFNRLTEQRQAIMDNQSGVTRDRHYGTAEWNDKYFTVIDTGGYVVGSEDVFEESIREQVEMAIQESTVLLFVVDTQTGITGLDEDFADVLRRSKKPVYVVANKAETAERAHASAEFYALGLGDPYAISSQTGTGTGDLLDEVVKHFQSDGVEDPDAGIPRIAILGRPNVGKSSFLNVLTGQERSIVTDIAGTTRDAINTRYKAYGKDFILTDTAGIRRKARIDSNIEFYSVLRSIKAMEDSDVCIIMLDATRGLEAQDLNIIGQAVKAKKGVVIMVNKWDAVEKDHRTADVLRKEMIQRMMPIDYVPIIFASVHEKQRIFQVMEKAMEVYENKTKKIATSKLNEAMQAEIEKFPPPSMKGKFVKIKYMVQVPTPSPTFIFFCNLPQYVQESYQRFLENRLREHFDFTGVPITVFFRQK; this comes from the coding sequence ATGGCAAACATCGTTGCAATCGTTGGCCGCCCAAACGTGGGCAAGTCCACGCTGTTTAACCGCTTGACGGAACAGCGACAGGCCATCATGGACAACCAAAGTGGCGTTACACGCGACCGGCATTATGGCACGGCCGAGTGGAATGACAAATATTTTACCGTCATCGATACCGGTGGCTATGTCGTTGGCTCCGAAGATGTTTTCGAAGAGTCCATCCGCGAACAGGTCGAAATGGCGATTCAGGAATCTACCGTCCTGTTATTTGTAGTGGATACGCAGACGGGCATTACCGGTCTTGACGAAGACTTCGCCGACGTGCTACGCCGGTCAAAAAAGCCGGTTTATGTCGTCGCCAACAAGGCTGAAACGGCTGAACGCGCCCATGCGTCGGCAGAGTTTTATGCGCTGGGCCTGGGCGATCCGTATGCCATTTCGTCGCAAACCGGAACCGGTACGGGCGATTTGCTGGACGAAGTTGTTAAACACTTTCAGAGCGACGGCGTCGAAGATCCCGATGCCGGTATTCCACGCATCGCGATTCTGGGCCGTCCGAACGTCGGAAAGTCATCGTTCCTGAATGTCCTGACCGGACAGGAGCGCAGTATTGTCACGGATATTGCCGGAACCACCCGCGATGCGATCAATACCCGTTACAAAGCTTACGGAAAAGACTTTATTCTGACCGATACGGCCGGTATTCGGCGGAAAGCCAGAATTGACTCCAACATTGAGTTCTACTCGGTTCTGCGTTCCATCAAAGCTATGGAAGACTCGGATGTATGTATCATCATGCTCGATGCTACGCGAGGCCTGGAAGCTCAGGATCTCAACATCATTGGCCAGGCAGTAAAAGCCAAAAAGGGTGTCGTGATTATGGTCAACAAGTGGGATGCTGTTGAAAAGGATCACCGCACGGCCGATGTGCTGCGCAAAGAGATGATTCAGCGGATGATGCCGATCGATTATGTGCCCATCATTTTTGCCTCGGTTCATGAGAAACAGCGAATTTTCCAGGTCATGGAAAAGGCGATGGAAGTGTATGAAAACAAAACCAAGAAAATTGCTACCTCAAAATTAAACGAGGCTATGCAGGCAGAAATTGAGAAGTTTCCTCCGCCAAGTATGAAAGGGAAATTCGTAAAGATCAAGTACATGGTACAGGTCCCTACGCCTTCCCCAACGTTTATATTTTTCTGTAACCTGCCTCAGTACGTTCAGGAATCGTATCAGCGGTTCCTGGAAAACAGACTTCGCGAGCACTTCGATTTTACAGGTGTCCCGATTACAGTCTTTTTCCGACAGAAATAA
- a CDS encoding sensor histidine kinase produces MILLFPWFIPLVTYLLLGPHYLSDWSTFVGATGLNATLGFFCQWILDQVTKRITDQYPSLKQTATRLILLLVAFMSISLLIILSALWFYTQFHLFAYVYQPGVVRHILLFNVVVNLISVAAYESIYSLTKWRENMLEKEQLKKVNLQSQYESLKNQVNPHFLFNTLNSLSSLIADEPERAEEFVNEMAKVYRYLLQTNRGVETNSTSLPTTDVSATGDGELTLLGTELTFIHSYFHLLKTRYGQGIQLAIAVNESDQIRLLPPLSLQMLIENAVKHNVIHVSKPLTIEIKSTPDGQLLVRNNLQRKPTRRVLSNQIGLSNIQARYRLLAQHYTMPLEIRIDETDGYFTVILPLLNTIRL; encoded by the coding sequence ATGATATTATTATTTCCCTGGTTTATCCCGCTGGTAACTTACCTGCTGCTGGGGCCCCACTACTTGAGCGACTGGTCTACGTTTGTTGGGGCCACTGGGTTAAATGCCACCCTAGGTTTTTTTTGCCAGTGGATTCTCGATCAGGTTACCAAACGGATTACGGATCAATATCCGAGTCTTAAGCAAACAGCTACCCGACTAATACTGTTGCTAGTAGCTTTCATGAGCATTTCGTTGCTTATCATACTAAGTGCTTTATGGTTTTACACACAGTTCCACCTGTTTGCGTATGTATATCAGCCGGGAGTTGTGAGACATATTTTGCTTTTTAACGTAGTGGTCAATCTGATTTCAGTGGCAGCTTATGAAAGCATCTATTCACTGACTAAATGGCGCGAGAATATGCTTGAAAAAGAGCAACTCAAAAAAGTGAATCTACAAAGTCAATATGAGAGCCTGAAGAATCAGGTGAATCCGCATTTTTTGTTCAACACCCTCAATTCACTTTCTTCGCTCATTGCCGATGAACCAGAACGCGCTGAAGAGTTTGTGAACGAGATGGCCAAAGTGTATCGCTACCTTCTCCAGACTAACCGGGGCGTGGAGACTAATTCGACTAGTTTACCTACGACCGACGTTTCGGCTACTGGTGATGGCGAGCTAACGCTTCTGGGTACGGAACTGACCTTTATTCATTCGTATTTCCATTTGCTCAAGACTCGCTACGGGCAAGGTATACAATTGGCTATTGCGGTTAACGAAAGTGATCAAATCCGATTATTACCTCCACTTTCGCTACAAATGCTGATTGAAAATGCGGTGAAGCATAACGTCATTCATGTTAGTAAACCATTGACGATTGAAATTAAATCGACACCCGATGGCCAACTGCTTGTACGGAACAACCTTCAGCGAAAACCTACTCGCCGGGTGTTGAGCAATCAAATTGGTCTGAGTAACATTCAGGCTCGGTACCGCCTGTTGGCGCAACATTATACAATGCCACTAGAAATTCGTATCGACGAAACAGACGGCTATTTTACAGTTATCCTCCCCCTTTTAAATACAATACGATTATGA
- a CDS encoding LytR/AlgR family response regulator transcription factor, producing the protein MNVLIIEDEELAVRKLRKLVAEVDPTLIVQGVTASIEDSVSWLRENTPPDLIFMDIELADGQSFEIFEQVEIRSRVIFTTSYDEYALQAFKVNSIDYLLKPIQREDLQRSLKKLHDLTKVSGQASSDLELQPLNIEKLLRELQGQGSSSTKEYRKRFLVKQGQKLLSVEVGDILYFYTDERFSFFRTRTNQKFLVDYTLDELADSLDPVQFFRPNRGLILTHGAVEQIQPYFGNRLALTLKPAFDKEALVSREKVSDFKVWMGK; encoded by the coding sequence ATGAACGTACTCATTATTGAAGATGAAGAACTAGCGGTACGTAAACTCCGCAAACTAGTTGCCGAAGTCGATCCCACCCTGATCGTGCAGGGTGTAACGGCAAGTATTGAAGATTCTGTCAGTTGGTTACGGGAAAATACTCCCCCCGATCTGATTTTCATGGATATCGAACTGGCGGATGGACAAAGTTTTGAAATATTTGAGCAAGTAGAGATCCGTAGCCGGGTTATTTTCACGACGTCTTACGACGAGTATGCGTTGCAGGCCTTTAAAGTCAACAGCATTGATTATTTGTTGAAACCCATACAACGGGAAGATTTACAGCGAAGTCTGAAAAAACTCCACGATCTGACCAAGGTTAGCGGGCAGGCTTCATCAGACCTGGAGTTACAGCCGCTAAACATTGAAAAGCTTCTGCGGGAACTTCAGGGTCAGGGTAGTTCATCCACCAAAGAATATCGGAAACGCTTTCTGGTGAAACAGGGGCAAAAACTACTGTCGGTCGAAGTTGGCGACATTCTTTATTTCTACACCGACGAACGTTTCAGCTTTTTCCGAACCCGAACAAACCAGAAATTTCTGGTCGATTATACGCTCGACGAACTGGCCGATTCGCTTGACCCGGTGCAATTCTTCCGCCCAAACCGGGGCCTTATTCTTACGCACGGCGCGGTTGAGCAGATTCAACCCTATTTTGGCAATCGGCTGGCATTAACGCTAAAACCAGCTTTCGATAAAGAAGCGCTGGTAAGCCGGGAAAAGGTTTCTGATTTTAAAGTCTGGATGGGTAAATAA
- the era gene encoding GTPase Era, whose protein sequence is MNTEIIANFPADHKAGFVSIVGKPNVGKSTLMNQLVGERLSIITAKAQTTRHRIMGILNGTHNGQEFQLVYSDTPGIIKPLYKLHESMMSFVRGSIEDADVVLFVTDIFEQHDENDVIERLQKSEVPVVLIINKIDQATQAQVNEKIDYWQEHFNAQEIIPISALNAFNTDRVFEAVMSRLPQHPPYFPKDELTDKPERFFASEIIREKIFLNYKKEVPYSSEVVVTGFNEKDDIIVIQAEILVERATQRAILLGEGGRMIKKTGIMAREELERFFGKKVYLEQFVKVEPDWRQKERMLKRLGYDE, encoded by the coding sequence ATGAATACAGAAATCATTGCCAATTTCCCAGCCGACCATAAGGCTGGCTTCGTCAGTATAGTCGGTAAGCCCAATGTAGGCAAATCAACGCTGATGAATCAACTCGTCGGGGAGCGGTTGTCGATTATTACCGCTAAGGCACAGACCACCCGGCACCGCATTATGGGTATTCTTAACGGAACCCACAACGGACAGGAATTCCAACTCGTTTATTCTGACACCCCCGGTATCATTAAACCGTTGTATAAACTTCATGAATCCATGATGAGTTTTGTACGCGGCTCTATTGAAGATGCTGACGTGGTGTTGTTCGTAACCGATATTTTTGAGCAGCACGACGAAAATGATGTCATTGAACGGCTCCAGAAATCGGAAGTACCTGTTGTCCTGATCATCAACAAAATTGATCAGGCTACGCAGGCACAGGTAAACGAAAAAATCGACTATTGGCAGGAGCATTTCAACGCCCAGGAAATCATTCCGATTTCAGCGCTGAATGCCTTTAACACCGACCGTGTCTTTGAAGCCGTTATGAGTCGGCTACCCCAGCATCCCCCTTATTTTCCGAAAGACGAACTGACCGACAAACCCGAGCGGTTCTTTGCTTCAGAAATTATTCGGGAGAAAATTTTCCTGAATTATAAGAAAGAAGTACCCTACAGTAGTGAAGTTGTTGTAACAGGATTTAATGAGAAAGACGATATTATCGTTATTCAGGCCGAAATTCTGGTTGAACGGGCTACCCAGCGGGCAATTTTGCTCGGCGAAGGTGGCCGAATGATAAAGAAGACAGGCATTATGGCTCGCGAAGAGCTCGAACGCTTCTTTGGCAAAAAAGTATATCTGGAACAATTCGTTAAAGTAGAACCCGATTGGCGGCAAAAAGAGCGTATGCTCAAGCGGCTGGGGTATGACGAATAG
- a CDS encoding ArsR/SmtB family transcription factor, whose protein sequence is MATDKVIDDEKRIDKAAYVLKAVAHPLRIRIIQMLNENKELNVSAIYKNLNAEQSLISHHLINMRDKGILDIRRSGKNIYYFLVDSAVAEVIDCIYKSKILN, encoded by the coding sequence ATGGCAACTGACAAAGTAATTGATGATGAAAAGCGGATTGATAAAGCCGCGTATGTACTCAAAGCTGTGGCGCACCCGTTGCGTATCAGAATCATTCAAATGCTGAATGAAAACAAAGAACTAAATGTATCCGCGATCTACAAAAACCTGAACGCAGAACAGTCACTTATCTCCCATCACCTGATCAATATGCGCGACAAGGGCATTCTCGATATCCGGCGAAGCGGCAAAAATATTTACTATTTTCTGGTCGATTCGGCGGTTGCGGAAGTAATCGATTGTATCTATAAGAGCAAGATACTCAACTAA
- the ruvB gene encoding Holliday junction branch migration DNA helicase RuvB — MRNDFLKGSGDGMTTTDKEIERALRPLSFEDFTGQAKILDNLEVFVRAAMQRGDALDHVLLHGPPGLGKTTLSHIIANELNAGIKMTSGPVLDKPSDLAGLLTNLQPNDVLFIDEIHRLNPIVEEYLYSAMEDYKIDIMLDSGPNARTVQIKLNPFTLIGATTRAGMLTSPLRARFGISARLEYYDAKLLTSIVQRSAAILGTPIDETGAYEIARRSRGTPRIANNLLRRTRDFAQVKGNGYINVEIAEIALSALEVDQNGLDDMDIRILTTIIEKFKGGPVGLSTIATACGEESETIEEVYEPFLIQEGFLKRTSRGRETTERAYIHLGLTPPYRPGELFS; from the coding sequence ATGCGAAACGACTTTTTGAAAGGTTCAGGAGACGGGATGACCACCACGGATAAAGAGATTGAGCGGGCGCTCCGGCCGCTTTCGTTCGAGGACTTTACGGGGCAGGCTAAAATTCTCGATAACCTCGAAGTGTTTGTGAGAGCGGCTATGCAACGGGGCGACGCCCTGGACCATGTGCTGCTACATGGCCCACCAGGCTTGGGCAAAACGACGCTATCGCACATCATCGCGAACGAACTTAATGCGGGTATCAAAATGACCTCTGGTCCAGTGCTCGACAAGCCCAGTGATCTGGCTGGTCTGCTGACGAACCTACAGCCTAACGACGTACTCTTCATTGACGAGATTCACCGGCTCAATCCCATTGTAGAAGAGTATCTGTACTCGGCAATGGAGGATTACAAGATTGATATTATGCTCGACTCCGGGCCCAACGCCCGAACCGTTCAGATTAAACTCAATCCATTTACGTTGATTGGCGCGACTACTCGCGCTGGTATGCTCACTTCGCCGTTGCGAGCCCGTTTTGGCATCAGTGCCCGGCTGGAATATTACGATGCTAAACTGCTAACCAGTATTGTACAGCGTTCGGCGGCTATTCTGGGAACGCCCATTGATGAAACAGGGGCCTATGAGATTGCACGCCGGAGCCGGGGCACACCACGGATTGCCAACAATTTGCTGCGCCGAACCCGCGACTTTGCGCAGGTTAAAGGAAATGGCTATATCAATGTAGAAATTGCCGAGATCGCTCTTAGCGCATTGGAAGTGGATCAGAACGGACTCGACGATATGGATATTCGTATTCTGACGACTATTATCGAGAAGTTCAAAGGGGGGCCGGTTGGCCTGTCCACCATTGCTACCGCCTGTGGAGAAGAGTCTGAAACAATCGAAGAAGTATACGAGCCGTTTTTGATTCAGGAAGGCTTTTTAAAGCGGACCTCTCGTGGCCGTGAAACAACCGAGAGAGCCTATATTCACCTGGGCCTTACACCACCTTACAGGCCGGGGGAATTATTCTCCTAA